One region of Eupeodes corollae chromosome 1, idEupCoro1.1, whole genome shotgun sequence genomic DNA includes:
- the LOC129938945 gene encoding nuclear pore complex protein Nup58 translates to MSGFNVPGSAPAGSAFSFGTTPNTQQQNTSAVANQTPAFGAISLGQSAPAAGAFSFGAPAVSSAPAQAQGTTSFSFGAPAASTALAAPAATSSFGFGAAPTSQPAQAAAAPTFSFGNPSTNAATSVSLAQPLASTNATQAGGTSFSFAAKPATTSASLNFGTTTTAATPFTGFNTAGKGLGTTNVGVFGTKPTFNTLNTSLPATSTATAAAPFVGLGGLDVASSQPKSGESKQDNVKVKETLVPEEIAKTVEVLKAHIKNQKSLSSDIGRASTSKLSNVSSEILSFQWSLQEISNTVETNYSQIKLLRKETSRVMQTAEMAQRTQDTPAGLQFENSAPFQLFQNLVQKYETDLINFRHQIALTEKHMRSLTTPQAVCPDDIKRGFKQINESFVSLAGRLNELHQKVEAHKEQFLNLRKYRLRDSSNVFAKLDTVDADMNTSKITSGPTPFSNMGGISALGKTMSSMGASAAGQTGKT, encoded by the coding sequence atgtCTGGATTTAATGTTCCCGGTTCAGCTCCAGCAGGAAGCGCATTCAGCTTCGGAACCACACCAAATACTCAACAACAGAATACCTCAGCCGTTGCAAACCAAACTCCTGCATTCGGAGCTATTTCTTTAGGACAAAGTGCTCCAGCGGCTGGAGCATTCAGTTTTGGAGCCCCAGCTGTTTCTTCTGCACCAGCTCAAGCTCAGGGAACCACATCGTTTTCATTCGGTGCGCCTGCCGCATCGACAGCTCTTGCTGCTCCGGCAGCAACATCAAGTTTTGGCTTTGGTGCTGCTCCAACCTCACAGCCAGCTCAAGCGGCAGCCGCACCAACATTTAGTTTTGGAAATCCCAGCACGAATGCTGCAACTTCAGTAAGTCTTGCCCAACCCTTAGCATCAACAAATGCTACTCAAGCCGGCGGCACATCGTTTTCGTTTGCTGCAAAACCAGCTACAACATCTGCCAGTCTTAATTTTGGAACAACTACAACTGCAGCCACCCCATTCACTGGATTTAACACAGCCGGAAAAGGTTTGGGCACCACCAACGTTGGTGTTTTTGGAACTAAACCCACATTCAATACCCTTAACACTTCTCTACCAGCCACATCAACAGCAACAGCTGCAGCACCATTTGTCGGCCTCGGTGGCTTAGATGTTGCTTCGTCTCAGCCTAAATCAGGGGAATCGAAACAGGACAACGTCAAAGTAAAGGAAACATTAGTTCCGGAGGAAATCGCCAAGACCGTTGAAGTCCTCAAAGCCCACATAAAAAACCAGAAAAGCCTCAGCTCCGACATCGGCCGTGCCTCCACCAGTAAGCTCTCGAACGTCTCCAGTGAGATTCTGTCCTTTCAATGGTCACTTCAAGAAATCTCCAATACCGTCGAGACAAACTACAGCCAAATTAAGCTCTTGCGCAAAGAAACCTCCCGTGTTATGCAAACTGCAGAAATGGCTCAACGTACCCAAGACACCCCAGCTGGCCTGCAGTTCGAGAACTCCGCGCCCTTTCAACTTTTCCAAAACCTCGTCCAGAAATACGAAACTGATTTGATTAATTTTCGCCACCAAATTGCTCTCACAGAAAAGCACATGCGTTCGTTGACCACTCCACAAGCTGTTTGTCCCGACGACATAAAACGAGGattcaaacaaataaacgaAAGTTTCGTCTCCCTCGCTGGCCGGCTCAACGAACTCCATCAAAAAGTCGAAGCACACAAGGAACAATTCCTCAATTTAAGAAAGTACCGCCTTCGTGACTCGTCGAATGTATTCGCAAAGCTTGATACCGTCGACGCCGATATGAATACCTCAAAAATCACATCTGGACCGACACCGTTTTCGAACATGGGTGGCATTAGTGCTCTGGGCAAGACCATGTCTAGCATGGGAGCATCAGCAGCTGGCCAAACTGGTAAAACTTaa